The Kryptolebias marmoratus isolate JLee-2015 linkage group LG9, ASM164957v2, whole genome shotgun sequence nucleotide sequence TGGGGGTGGCTATGGCGACCAGGGGAGCGGCTATGGCGGTGGTAACGGCTACAACGACTTTGGCAGCGGCTACGGCCAGCATTCCTCCGGCTACGGGCCCATGAAGGGGCCCTTCGGGGGCCAGAGGAGCGCCGCTCCGTACACCAGAGGCGGCGGAGGCGGCGGCTACCCCAGGGGGGGCTACGGCGGCGGCGGCTACTGAACGAGACTGCACAGCTGGAACGACTACCCCCCCTTCTCCACACACAGCCAAGATTTGGACGCAAACATCCCCCCCTAAGAATCGGGACGTCTGCCGTGAAATCCAACCATGGCAGAGACCGAGACCCCCCTCCCCATCAACCCTAATCAAGACCTCAAATACCCAAACAGGTAGGAAGGTCACCTCCCAGAACACCTGGTTAGAACCAGCAGCTGTTGTTGCTCTTCATCTAGGACACAAATGAAGAAGTCGTTCACACTTACAGGTCCCTTTTTTATGTACCTAGttgaattcttatttttttatttgcgtTCGCTTGTTTCTCAGCTTTATTTCCATGTAGGATTGTTTCTTTGGGGTGCGAAgttcttatttttaacatttgacttttaagaattggatttttattttttttgcggGAGGGGTGGTTTGTTTAGAGTAAATTTAGTgtaacttcttgttttttttcctcccctttccTATGTATGAGAATAAGAAAGCATGTTTGATTCtggttatttgtttttgtataagtttttttcttccagcaaAGGGGCGAAACCTGCAGGATTTTTTTAGTTCCCCGGCCTGCACCCGAAAGTAGTGTCAGTCTAAATATTGTCAATTTTTTCCATTTACCTGTCGCAATATCACATGTATATTGTACTCTTTCATGTCTGGAGAACAAAACCTATTGTTGAAACACTTTGGTATGCCTATgtatgttcattttaaataaaaccttctaccacttagcttagttatcttacTTATGTAACCAGGCTTCCTCAAGTTTATCCACAGGTTTTATGCCGTCGTCTTGTTGAGCTTTAGTGTACACCATTTCCAGTTTATTCCCTTTTTACATTCAGGTGGGTGAAATGGTTGCAGTCTGCCCACGGCCAATGCATGTAGGCTTTGTAGGgtgtgactttattttaaattcatggtATTGGCTATTGCTGATATGACTCatatttatcctttttttattacaactaTATGTGGACTTTGAGGGGTGTGATAATTATCTTTGATTATTCCTATATTTAGGTGTTCTTACTTGTATTCCAGTAGGCTATTCCAGCCAAAATAGCCGTAGCAGTTTGTTTGTAGGCTACATCAGGACCCTGTTGATTACCTGGGGTCGATTGTGATAGGAGTCTGAAATATCTCTTTAGGATATCCACATCCAGCAAACTAGGTATGTAAATCAACCTGTCTTCACTCTGTGTTGGTCAACAATGTATGGATTATATTTAAGATGGTGCACAAGTGCACCGTTATTTAATCTTAAGCCAGCTATACGCCTTTTTATGTAGCTAAACTTACATATActaactaaaatatatatatatagttatgGGGGGTGGATTTTGCTTAATCTACTGTGAACTTTAAGGGGACACGCTTTTTGTTCCGCAATTAAGTGAAATTATGGAACAAGTAAATTGGTGTCTCCTGAAACAGATCTCCTCCGCCTTTGCTCATCCCTGTTTTTCTCCCACTTTCTCCAGGTTGCTACGGTAACCTGGACAGGAGGACATAACCCTGAATGTGGcggggtgtgtgtgtctccGTGCTGATCAGGACCCGGGAGTGGTGTGTCTTCTGCTCCTCAGGTGAAGTCCGTTTCCACGACGACAGAGCTTGACCGCTGTGGTCAGGAGCAGCTAAAACACTgatgttcttatttatttataataatgaaTCTAAGCTCAATTGTGTGCCATAAATTGAAAGAAATTTGAACCTTCTAGTGCTGCACAACCTCACAATTTGattatttaaagacttttttttttccttttttaattgtttaactCTGGtaatttttacagcttttggaGAAGCGGAGCCATTTTGTAGTTAACTGAAGTGtaaatgttcttgtttctgttttttttaggtattATGTGCGTGGCGATTTCGGATATTTCCATAGGATGAACTATAATGTCGGAcgtggtttatttttttatgaatgcataataaatttttatctttatatcAAAAGacttgttacttttattttcaaaaggtaCCTTTCTTTAAGTTTGATAAAGCTTGAAACTCAAAAATGAGTCTCTTTTACCCTCAGCAGATGAcacactaaattaaaaatatatatatttgggtTTCTGACATGCGAGTCTTGATTAAGACTGAGTTGGGTATCATCATTGattaataaaatgatcttaaatcAGTTCTTGTACAGGTGATTCAAccagttttggtttaaaaacagaaatattgtgtcaaactccaggccttaaGGGAGGCTGTCCTGGATGTTTCAAACACCTCATTAATGTGGTTTATTTCCCTCCTTACTGAATTAAATTCTCCAGAACCTCATcaagtgaaacatttaaatcagttcttctaaagtaagaaaaaatttaaaacatgcagatcAGCCCCTGAGGACCAGAGTTTGTGAATTAAAACATGATCATCTGTTAATAACCTCACTAGGAGGAGATAATTCagattaaatgtaatttaatgacattaattgatttttttttccatgctactgtaaactaaataaatgatcatttaataAACTAAGCTATAAGAGTTCATGAACCCTACAGAAGAAGCTGTTCTTTAGCCTGTTCAGGCTTTATGTGAAGAGTTGAGaagattcatttattttatctgctgcTGCATCTGCTGATATAATGTCCTCTAGtggaaaaaaaggctcaaaACTGAGTTTGGTCACATTTACTGACTTACTATGAGAAAATGATCCCATAATATAGCTACAGAAATGTGACATTTCTAATTAAGTAGTAAGGGCTGAAATTCTGTGAATTTGTCAAAAAGTATAAGTTCAGGAAACCTTTATGCTCTTAGGTAGTGATTATCTGTagttttatattgatttaaacCTCAAAATTGATGtcagaatatatatattcagatttaaagcttgatttaacttaattaaaatatgtcTGAGTagctgtttctttaaattacATCGAGTAATTGTAGTATTATTTGTCGTTTTATGTACAAAGGTCGAGATTTTTTCCATTAATTTGGCGTTAAGAAGACTTCAGAGCAGAAAGCGATAAGAGGACAAAACAGCGCATGCGCGTaggtgttggttttttttttcttttttcaaatagAATCGACCAATCGGAACCCGCTACGTCATCAGGCGGACAAACGGCCCGCCCCGACGTTCATTGAAGAAGGAGAGGAATGGTCTCTTGGTTCCATCCTTCgcagcagaaacaacaatgACGAACAAACTGTGTAAGCTGTTTGTCGGCGGGCTAAACGTGGAGACCACGGACGATGGCCTCCGCTCCTACTTCGAGCAGTACGGAACGCTGACCGACTGCGTGGTGGTGATGAACCAGCAGCTCGGTCGCTCCCGCTGCTTCGGATTCATCACCTACTCGACGCCGGAGGAGGCCGATTCAGCAATGGCTGCTAAGCCGCATGTGGTCGACGGCAACAACGTGGAGCTGAAGCGGGCCATAGCACGAGAGGACGCCAACAACCCGGACATCCTCGCCAACGTCAAGAAGATCTTCGTCGGCGGCGTGAAAGACCACATCGAGGTCGACCACCTGACGGAGTACTTCTCGCGGTTCGGCGTGGTGGAGAAGTCCGAGATCATGACCGACAAGCAAGGCAGGAGGAGAGGCTTCGGCTTTGTCTACTTCGACGACACCGACTCCGCCACCAAGGCGGTGCTCGACAAGTACCACACCATCGAGGGCAACAAGGTGGAGGTTAAGAAGGCGCTCACGAAGCAGGAAATGTCCGGCGGAGGCCGCGGAGGACGAGGGCGGGGGAGAGGAATGCCGAGCTACGGCGgcgggagaggaggaggaggaggcggtggCTACGGAGGAGGCTATGGCGGCGGCGGCTATGGAGGAGGCTACGAAGGTGGCTACGGCTACGGAGGAGGCTACTACGGGGACGGAGGCGACGGCTACGGTGGAGGCTACGGGGGCTACAACGGGTACGACAGTCAGATGGGAGGCGGGTACAGCAACGGTGACTTTGGGGAGGGCTACGGACAGCAGCAGTCGAGTTTTGGCGCAATGAAGGGAGGCAATTACTCCTACAGGAGCGGGGCTCCTTacggaggagggggaggaggtgtGGGCTCCGGCGGCAGGGGTGGAGGCTTCAGCGGCGGCTATTAACGGCGCcatgaaagctaaaaaaaaataaaaaatgaaaatggaaaaaaaatcatctataTTGTAGACATGATGTGAAACACATTGGACTCTACATCCTCACAGTCCAGGGTCTTTGAGCTAAACAAGCCGTGCCCATCACccactgaatgaatgaatgaatcaccCGGACACCATCTGTCACTTTTTGTTCCACCTCAAAGGGGTTTCTTCACCTATGAtttgtcaaactgtgttttgttgttggatgAACtcttgtacctttttttttttttttttttttttttttttgtgaagttgTCTGCTTCTTCCTGCAAACCggaagtgatgtttttgttgtttttttgtttcatgaactCAGGGTTTTCAGAGAAGTTGGTGGCAGTGTTTCTTTGCCAGCAAGATGCTTGATAGCTTGAGTTTCTTGATCTAattacaaaggtttttttttttttgagacttaaaagtatttttttgtttttttccttttaagaaACATCGCAGATTTGTTCACTGTATGTTACTGTATTAGTGTTTCTTTGCCATTAAGACATTAGgctttttagattaaaactgtTTCGGTAATTCTCCCcctttgttttattctgcttttattattaaaactttttaatgttttgaacatCTATTTGTTCTTCCTGTCTTAATTCAAGACTgcagttgtgttttctgtaaaatctcAACATTTTTATATCCATATGAAACAACTTCAACATTAACAATCAGGTATTGGTCATGATAACCTTTCActtagtttatttaattaatccAGAATGACAAACCTTTCCTGAATATCTGGTTTAGGTTCCCATCAAATGCTTGGTTTCTTAAATCAAATCCAAAGCATGATCTGGTTAGTCGATCCCTCCCGATCATTAAGCATGAATAGTATAACATTTATAGCATTATTTGTTGGGTTATAAAATGCAAGATAGACCCACTTTTCTAAGTGCAAAAAGAATTAACACCTGGTTAGATTTCATGAATGGTTAATTTTATTACctccattgtttttaaaaaaatgcatttaagtCAATTATACCAAGTGAGACAAAAGCCAATAAATtagatggatttttttaaacttcagagTGACTCGTCTTTCTAATAGATGATCTGTGTTTGACGCGTCCGCAGGTGTTTGGCAAGCCGATGTATCATCTAATAACGGTGTAagatacatgtttttatttggtttaaaaggTATTCCAGATATTTATTTAGCTTCCCTAAATACTTGATCAGCATTGATGTAATCAAGGAGATCTAGTTTTCACATTAGTTCCAAAATTACAAACACCAGTTATAAATAATTGTGAAAATATATTTAGGATATTCATGTTTATTCTAGATATAAAAGGTGTAAGATCAAAACACAGGAATGGGAAAAGTAAGATAATGTCCTAGAAATTAGCTGAAATGTTATGTTTGACttggaaaatttaaaatattgatatCTACAGTATATACCCAGTCTAGTCTTTAATTAGTGAAATGACCAcaaattttttatatattttagattcattttgAGACCTAGAACACATTTCATTATATCTAGAGATGGTTAgttatatagttttatttgcGTTCCAACTGGTACGAATgtgatattttactttattgttaTCGACGTACATGtggtttgattatatgttaGAACGGTCTGCCATAAACCCCAACGACTTGCCCGTTTTTTAGATGACGGAGTAATCCGTCTTGCTTAATACACAACCTTTGTGTAGGGCGCTCGGGCAGCTCTCTGATGCCCGCTGTTGTATCTGACGCTGTGAGGATGGACGGTGTGTCGCTAGGGTGAGTTGGCTCAGTAGTGTGAGTGGATTGGGGTGGATTATTTTCTTTACGAAGCTGTAATTCACGCTGCTTCTGTAACATTTTAGCCGTGCCACCTCCACAGGCAGCCCCCTCCGGGAGCTCGGCTTGTTCCTAGGAAACGAACTCCTCGGAAGCTAGCCGTGTTGTGACCGCAGCTAGCCTCGGTTAGCATCGCTCGGCAGCTCCTGTGGGATTCGGTCAACTTCCCGAGCCGAAGTTAGCACTCAGGGAAACGGGGAAACGCGGCTGCAGACGGACGAGAAGGCGGAAACATGTCGCCCATTTGCCCTGAAAGCGGATCGCGGCGCGTTTGGAGCGGCGGTTTGTGGCGGTAACGGTCGCTGTCACGAGCTCCAGTCGTTAGCAGCGAAGTTGTCGTTAGCCGACCCGCGACGACGCGCTCGGTGTTTTGGGGCATTAAAGCGGCTTTTTGTTTACTCGGAGGGGGTAAAAATGAACCGATGACAAACAGATGACTGTCTGGTTCTTATCCGGACTCAACGCCTCTAACATTTCTTCCAATATTGTTGACTTTTTCCTGCATCAGCGAGCTAcagatttacttgtttttaccaaaacagtttGGTTAATAGCACTAACAggtgtttattttctctttttaatctcCCCCCCGGTTAGGTTGTCCCTCAATAAACcattaaaataccaaaaactaTTACGGAAACACGTTTATAGTAAAGGCTGGGTGTAAATGGGATTTATTGACTCTTTTGGGTTCAACTTAGTTGATTGTTTAGCAGCAGAGACACACAGTGCTAGgaaaatctttactttttaaactgttagaaaaaacaaaataaacatctaatAAGACCAGTCAGTAAAATGGTACCAGATCTTTCTCTAGTTAAAAGGAAATTatgaatttaaatgacaaatattaTGTAAATGTGATGCTTTCATGATTAATTTCAGGAGATGTGCTCCTTTTTGACAAGTTGACTCCTTTTAGTCTTAATAAAGCAATTATTTGATctaaaaaacagcacatttaaattttatttatagaaattAAAGTCTGATTTGACCCCTTATTGCTTCACATTACATCTCAGTGGTTGATCCAGCACATTAATGTGTATTTAATATCATTTTATGAAGGCATACAGAGCACCTTCTGCTGTTTATGGGAATGTTTTAGTTGTCTTACGAATGAAACCAGGCTTCCTCCAGTTTATCCACGTCTCACTGCCTCCTGTGTCTCACCAGCCTGGCGGCCACGCCGGCCTCACCGCGTCCGGACTGCACCGCCGATCCCGAGGAGGACGCGGTGGACGGAGGGATTCGAACCTTCAACCAGACGCACACCAGGAAGGCCTTCCAGCTGATGAACGACCTGAGGAGGTGCGTGGACGCCGTGGTTCGTGTTCAAACACGAGCAGGCGCCGTTATTCAAAGTCCTGTTGCTCAGAATGTGTCAGAAATAcagcaaagttttgtttttcagccaaaacaataaactttttactgtgaaccagttttaaaggaCTTTGGATTCTAAATGTGCTTGAAATATCAGTAGAAAACTGACATCAGGTCACatcctgctgttgtttttctttacacttcAGCTTCATGGATAATTGGTGCTAATtgctttaatattaataaaaaatgtcatcattGTGTGTTTAGGCCAAACTCTCACTGGACTGCGACTGTTGGAGTTTCCTTGTGTGAGGCGCCATTTTCTCTCAGGACTGGCGCCTCCCGAGGAGCGCCGGAGCTGTGCTTTACACGGGCGGCGCTCCTTGGACACGtccaggtccaaaaaccacgttaatgataaataatatttattaatgtaCAGGTCCAAATCTGCCAATCCTCCTTTCAGAAGTGTTCTTTAGTAGTTTCAATCAGAAACGTTGGGTTGGGCACAAAGAGATCTGCAGCAGGTGTGATGTAGACGGAGCTAAGATagtttttactaaataaaagagcatgattttcaaaaactggtcgTGCCGATGCACAGTCTTGGTCACAGACAGGATTTAGTGTGACGGTGACTAAAAATCTGcctatttttgtaaaatttctcagttttgagtctccagcagtcgcagcTTCTTATCACTTTCTGCAGCCGTTACACATAAACCCTGTACAGGTGTAAAGGTCTGTCTCCGTCCTGTTGCAGTAAAAAGTTGCTGTGCGACGTGCAGCTGGTGGCGGGCGGCGTGGAGGTGCCAGCTCACAGAGTGGTCTTAGCCTCCTGCAGCCCCTACTTC carries:
- the LOC108236676 gene encoding heterogeneous nuclear ribonucleoprotein A0 codes for the protein MTNKLCKLFVGGLNVETTDDGLRSYFEQYGTLTDCVVVMNQQLGRSRCFGFITYSTPEEADSAMAAKPHVVDGNNVELKRAIAREDANNPDILANVKKIFVGGVKDHIEVDHLTEYFSRFGVVEKSEIMTDKQGRRRGFGFVYFDDTDSATKAVLDKYHTIEGNKVEVKKALTKQEMSGGGRGGRGRGRGMPSYGGGRGGGGGGGYGGGYGGGGYGGGYEGGYGYGGGYYGDGGDGYGGGYGGYNGYDSQMGGGYSNGDFGEGYGQQQSSFGAMKGGNYSYRSGAPYGGGGGGVGSGGRGGGFSGGY